The Parambassis ranga chromosome 19, fParRan2.1, whole genome shotgun sequence genome contains a region encoding:
- the cstpp1 gene encoding centriolar satellite-associated tubulin polyglutamylase complex regulator 1, with protein sequence MNRFSPAVPADEYLSDSNVLLYLSDAVAQLLDHKEEYTQFGVIRYFAEYFSSVKNGNHVLFREFNYIRATPHNRASFVRVFWRCYRQIGKSGDLLSMLEYRSLLQLLCPDFPVELVQSAARIVLMDDAIDCLMSFSDFLYAFQLQFYYQEFLDSVLLIYQDLLAGKSPNTVIVPTSTSIEQLPSVAAEEIDKEEQQQDGVETSTLAQCIDALCDRFKHSHPSRSCMKEVLEQTDRVSYYSFLMSLAKDESINQTIGALPSKAELLIDPEMDQELDKLIAQISVSPSSNSSGSAVGGLKEVQRKASPRRNIHHRRRIEVESDGSTEETDSSEN encoded by the exons ATGAACCGGTTCAGTCCCGCCGTCCCCGCTGATGAGTACCTCT cgGACAGTAACGTGCTGCTGTACCTGAGCGACGCAGTGGCGCAGCTGCTGGACCACAAAGAGGAGTACACGCAGTTCGGAGTGATCCGATACTTCGCTGAATA cttcAGCAGTGTGAAAAACGGCAACCACGTCCTCTTCAGGGAGTTTAACTACATCAGGGCCACTCCTCACAACAGGGCCTCCTTCGTCAGAGTCTTCTGGAGATGCTACAGGCAGATCGGCAAGAgcggag aCTTGCTGTCCATGCTGGAGTACaggtctctgctgcagctgctgtgtccaGACTTCCCGGTGGAGTTGGTGCAAAGTGCAGCCAG AATCGTTCTGATGGATGATGCCATCGACTGTCTGATGTCTTTCTCCGACTTCCTTTATGCCTTCCAGTTGCAGTTCTACTACCAAG AGTTCCTGGACAGCGTGCTGCTGATCTACCAGGATCTGTTAGCAGGGAAGAGTCCCAACACCGTCATcgtccccacctccacctccatcgAACAGCTCCCCTCTGTGGCTGCCGAGGAGATCGacaaggaggagcagcagcaggatgggGTGGAGACATCCACCCTGGCTCAGTGCATAGACGCCCTCTGTGACAGGTTTAAACACAG tcATCCCTCCAGGTCATGTATGAAGGAGGTCCTGGAGCAGACTGACAGAGTCTCATACTACAGCTTCCTCATGAGTCTGGCCAAAGACGAGAGCATCAACCAAACCATCG gggCGCTGCCCAGCAAGGCAGAGCTACTGATCGACCCCGAGATGGACCAGGAGCTGGACAaact AATTGCTCAAATCTCGGTGAGTCCCAGCAGTAACAGCAGCGGCAGCGCTGTGGGCGGCCTGAAGGAGGTGCAGAGGAAGGCCTCCCCGAGGAGGAACATCCACCACAGGAGGAGGATAGAGGTGGAGAGTGACGGGTCCACGGAGGAGACTGACTCCTCTGAAAACTGA